The Chitinophagales bacterium genome has a segment encoding these proteins:
- a CDS encoding DEAD/DEAH box helicase encodes MAKRVIKIAFCIQPKNIEGFYNLFSMLLVEKKENQPLKFTPLEFFLDNLDYNKKLVDVEVRSVFEDFTPEHIKFRISEQTKFFRRQKSGGNLEKYIQKAITRELYENFQMLVKCQDKVSLYHKITNPKTGNLLNAPCKISDKKTTLSFELIKENEVYSFITWIEIDATKFNINEFKQNSFLIEKDNIYYLLSLEDNQYIQFVYNAFKEKHLTDETLIMKEIIKKIEHKYTVETNNIYQSNTIDVEPMLTIYLSEINSGSFLMITPQFKYDDIVVEGNFQAKYTTTIDGKVYTILRDDAKENELLNFIQQAHPNFEKQKNAYYYLSFTDAKKKNWFYKFYHQLLEKNIELVGMDMLKHFRYSSYPLATEIKNIKTIDSFVEADLYLSFGKEKVDLKELQKNLYNNQKSVLLKDNSIGILDDDWLTKYGVLIKHATINKNTIKVAKWILLQAESLSQSTDFKFIIDKQWWNKWNDWQNIDNKLYEIPTTIKATLRDYQYKGFEWFSLLSEIGAGACLADDMGLGKTLQTICFIAHQLEQDAKANMLIVCPNSLIYNWETELQKFLPSAKSFIYKGSQRNLSNFFANNNQVLITSYATMRNDIDLIKSVYWNTVVLDECHHIKNLYTQTTKASYQILAKNRIGLSGTPIINNSFDLYAQLNFLLPSYLGTQEFFKKEFATPIDRHRSEEKMLSLQKLTAPFILRRTKQQVAKDLPEKTELTLWCEMGDEQKAVYDQIKNQIKQSIFLNIKENGIGKSKLSILQGILKLRQVCSATQLVKDLDVPVKQSVKVDMLIDEITNNLSSNKILIFSQFKGMLHLIGEQLSKNNLSYYHFDGDVDIKDRQEMINAFQTEGNTTNIFLMTIQSGNAGINLTAADYVFIVDPWWNTAIQQQAIDRTHRIGQTKNVFAYKMICKDTIEEKILAIQSQKQIMSDNLITAEENFVKNLTQEDLQYLFT; translated from the coding sequence ATGGCTAAGAGAGTAATTAAAATTGCATTCTGTATTCAACCTAAAAATATTGAAGGATTTTACAATCTTTTTTCCATGCTCTTGGTTGAAAAAAAAGAAAATCAACCATTAAAATTTACACCTTTAGAATTTTTCTTAGACAACTTAGACTATAACAAAAAATTAGTAGATGTTGAAGTTAGAAGCGTTTTTGAAGACTTTACTCCAGAGCATATTAAATTTAGAATTAGTGAGCAAACCAAATTTTTTAGAAGACAAAAATCTGGTGGAAATTTAGAAAAATATATTCAAAAGGCAATTACAAGAGAGTTGTATGAAAACTTTCAAATGCTGGTCAAATGTCAAGATAAAGTATCTTTGTATCATAAAATAACCAATCCAAAAACAGGAAATTTACTCAATGCACCTTGCAAAATTTCAGATAAAAAAACTACACTTAGCTTCGAACTGATTAAGGAAAATGAAGTGTATAGTTTTATTACTTGGATTGAAATTGATGCCACTAAATTCAATATCAATGAGTTTAAGCAAAATAGCTTCTTAATAGAAAAAGACAATATTTATTATTTATTGTCTTTAGAAGATAATCAATACATACAATTCGTATATAATGCTTTTAAAGAAAAACACCTTACAGATGAAACATTGATAATGAAAGAGATTATCAAGAAAATTGAACATAAATATACTGTAGAAACTAATAATATATATCAATCTAATACTATAGATGTAGAACCAATGTTGACTATCTATTTAAGTGAAATTAATAGCGGTTCTTTCTTAATGATTACACCACAATTTAAATATGATGACATTGTAGTAGAAGGCAATTTTCAAGCAAAATATACTACTACAATAGATGGAAAAGTATATACTATTCTTAGAGATGATGCTAAAGAAAATGAACTGTTGAATTTTATTCAGCAAGCACATCCAAATTTCGAGAAACAAAAAAATGCGTATTACTATTTATCGTTTACAGATGCCAAAAAGAAAAATTGGTTCTATAAATTCTATCATCAATTATTAGAAAAAAATATAGAATTAGTTGGAATGGATATGCTAAAGCATTTTAGATATTCATCATATCCATTAGCTACCGAAATAAAAAATATAAAAACCATAGATAGTTTTGTAGAAGCAGATTTGTATTTGTCGTTTGGTAAAGAAAAAGTAGACTTAAAAGAGTTGCAGAAAAACCTATATAATAATCAAAAATCTGTTTTATTAAAAGATAACTCTATTGGTATTTTAGATGACGATTGGCTGACTAAGTATGGTGTTTTAATTAAACATGCTACAATAAATAAAAATACGATTAAAGTTGCCAAGTGGATTTTATTACAAGCAGAGTCATTAAGTCAATCTACCGATTTTAAATTTATTATTGATAAACAATGGTGGAATAAATGGAACGATTGGCAAAATATTGATAATAAGTTATATGAAATTCCTACAACTATAAAAGCAACGCTAAGAGATTATCAATACAAAGGTTTTGAATGGTTTTCTTTGCTGAGCGAAATTGGTGCTGGTGCTTGTTTAGCAGACGATATGGGTTTAGGTAAAACACTACAAACCATTTGTTTTATAGCACATCAATTAGAGCAAGATGCCAAAGCCAATATGTTAATCGTTTGTCCAAACTCACTTATTTACAATTGGGAAACCGAATTGCAGAAATTCTTACCAAGTGCAAAATCGTTTATTTATAAAGGCAGTCAAAGAAATCTGTCTAACTTTTTTGCCAACAACAATCAAGTGCTTATTACTTCTTATGCAACAATGCGTAACGATATAGATTTAATAAAATCGGTGTATTGGAATACCGTAGTCTTAGATGAATGTCATCATATTAAAAATTTATATACACAAACTACTAAAGCATCCTACCAAATTTTAGCAAAAAATAGAATTGGATTGAGTGGTACGCCAATTATTAATAATTCGTTTGATTTATATGCACAACTCAATTTCTTATTGCCAAGTTATTTAGGAACACAAGAATTCTTTAAGAAAGAATTTGCTACACCAATAGACAGACATCGTAGCGAAGAAAAAATGTTGAGCTTACAAAAACTAACAGCACCATTTATTTTACGAAGAACAAAACAACAAGTAGCCAAAGACTTACCAGAAAAAACAGAGTTAACACTTTGGTGCGAAATGGGCGACGAACAAAAAGCAGTATACGACCAAATTAAAAATCAAATTAAACAAAGTATATTTTTAAATATTAAAGAAAACGGAATAGGAAAATCTAAACTAAGTATCTTACAAGGCATTTTAAAACTACGACAAGTATGTAGTGCTACACAATTAGTAAAAGATCTAGATGTTCCTGTGAAGCAATCTGTAAAAGTAGATATGTTAATTGATGAAATAACAAATAATTTATCAAGTAATAAAATTTTAATATTTTCTCAATTCAAAGGCATGCTACATTTAATAGGAGAGCAGCTTAGTAAAAATAATTTGTCATACTATCATTTTGATGGCGATGTAGATATCAAAGACAGACAAGAAATGATTAATGCATTTCAAACAGAAGGTAATACTACAAATATATTTTTAATGACTATACAGTCTGGAAATGCTGGTATTAATTTAACAGCAGCCGATTATGTTTTTATTGTAGATCCTTGGTGGAACACAGCTATTCAACAACAAGCAATTGATAGAACACATAGAATTGGACAAACAAAAAATGTGTTTGCTTATAAAATGATATGCAAAGATACCATCGAAGAAAAAATCCTAGCCATACAATCTCAAAAACAAATCATGTCAGATAATTTAATAACAGCAGAAGAAAATTTTGTGAAAAATCTTACGCAAGAAGACTTACAATATTTATTTACTTAA
- a CDS encoding carboxypeptidase-like regulatory domain-containing protein, giving the protein MKKISLSFLLMLSVVFSFAATLVQGRVTDEANEPIIGANVSIKGTTEGTVTDLDGNFELTTEQETPFTLVISMVGMVSQEQEITGDANDLVFTLSEESNELNTVVVSASRVEEKILESPVTIEKMDQKAVKLSSSSDYYDDLSKLKGVQVIQGSMTLTSVNTRGFGGISNTRFVQLMDGMDNAAPLLNFPTGNIVGIGELDISNVELVPGAASALYGPNAFNGILLMNSKNPFDYPGFSAQVKGGFSQAGNNYGYKPMGSVGMRVGHVWKRKEKEFVAIKFNFNAFKGTDWYANDYTTARNNSGALGTQGFDGMNLYGDEANIFELSPLALPSAVAGAESGTNSIVGGINYIKAQVTAAVRAGAYAQAYAAAIGSGLYTPEEAAAIANTQADAYVASPTGQATINAGVQAQVAANIPVPISDPNYTANMDVTAAFDSIQPLFDQFLANGLRRTGLEEQKLLDNNNATSIKGDFGVYLRPFQNKNYEFSYNYRIGYGNSVYQGSERYALRNFTQQFHKAEIKGQDFFIRSYMSQTNAGNSYNNTALGSYVNETASPTASVWAPTYLTTLANTLVGTLVNTPAAALLANDGALFNQLAQNARNVADASWTSMTPEEQQAIIEQVRSGLFQQGGASFIDNSRLFHTEAMVDLSRWTGKYVDIQVGGNHRMYSLFTNGTVFNEDPDGDGVFERININEYGAFLQVQRKLFDDMLRLQASIRYDKNQNFKGIWSPRVAAVLSLGEDRNHNIRMSYQTGFRNPDTQAQYIYFPTTSILLGGTEANAARYGIYNGGAYTYASYQAYVLGGNDTSKLQTADLSYVKPERLQVVELGYKALLANKKLMIDVNGYFNIYNDFIGQTFVVNKDTTYHKGEVIAPGELWYPYTNLADKVYSYGAGIGIMYALPKKLYLRASYNWTDYKLKDANTSGSTEQDLGFNTAENQVTVGLSGEKVWKGLGFAIDYRWQSSIDWASSFANGTVDSRGVLDANINYFFDKIQTQLKVGATNIAGPEYYTNVGGPLIGRTFYVGLTYNQGKNWLENSNRIDNATPIAY; this is encoded by the coding sequence ATGAAAAAAATCAGCTTAAGCTTTTTACTAATGTTATCTGTTGTATTTTCATTTGCGGCTACTCTAGTACAAGGTAGGGTTACCGATGAAGCAAATGAACCTATAATTGGAGCCAATGTTAGTATTAAAGGCACTACCGAAGGTACTGTAACAGACCTAGACGGTAATTTTGAATTAACTACCGAACAAGAAACACCATTTACCTTAGTAATTTCTATGGTTGGTATGGTGTCGCAAGAACAAGAAATTACTGGAGATGCAAATGACTTAGTGTTTACATTGAGTGAAGAATCTAACGAACTAAACACAGTAGTTGTTTCTGCATCAAGAGTAGAAGAAAAAATCTTAGAATCACCAGTAACCATTGAAAAAATGGATCAAAAGGCAGTTAAATTGTCTTCTTCTAGTGATTACTACGATGATTTATCAAAACTAAAAGGCGTACAAGTCATTCAAGGTTCAATGACTTTAACATCTGTAAATACTAGAGGTTTTGGTGGTATTTCTAACACGCGTTTTGTTCAATTAATGGATGGTATGGACAATGCTGCTCCATTATTAAACTTTCCTACAGGTAATATAGTAGGTATTGGTGAATTAGATATTTCAAATGTAGAGTTAGTGCCAGGTGCAGCTTCTGCACTATATGGTCCAAATGCATTTAACGGTATCTTATTAATGAACTCTAAAAATCCATTCGATTATCCTGGATTTTCTGCACAAGTAAAAGGTGGTTTTTCTCAAGCTGGCAATAACTATGGTTACAAACCAATGGGAAGTGTAGGTATGAGAGTTGGTCATGTATGGAAAAGAAAAGAAAAAGAATTCGTAGCAATTAAATTTAACTTTAATGCATTTAAAGGTACAGATTGGTATGCTAATGATTATACTACGGCAAGAAACAATTCTGGTGCATTAGGCACACAAGGTTTCGATGGTATGAATCTTTATGGTGATGAAGCCAATATCTTTGAATTAAGTCCTTTAGCATTACCAAGTGCTGTAGCTGGAGCTGAAAGTGGTACTAATTCTATTGTAGGTGGAATAAACTATATTAAAGCACAAGTAACAGCTGCTGTTAGAGCAGGTGCATATGCTCAAGCTTATGCAGCAGCAATAGGTTCTGGATTATATACTCCAGAAGAGGCAGCTGCAATTGCTAATACTCAAGCAGATGCTTATGTTGCTTCTCCAACAGGTCAAGCTACTATTAATGCAGGTGTTCAAGCTCAAGTAGCAGCTAATATTCCTGTGCCAATTTCAGATCCCAATTATACAGCGAATATGGATGTAACAGCAGCGTTTGATTCTATTCAACCTTTGTTTGACCAATTCTTAGCGAATGGTTTAAGAAGAACTGGTCTTGAAGAGCAAAAATTATTAGATAATAATAATGCTACTTCAATTAAAGGAGATTTTGGAGTATATTTAAGACCATTCCAAAATAAAAATTATGAGTTCTCTTATAATTATAGAATTGGTTATGGTAACTCAGTGTATCAAGGTTCAGAAAGATATGCTTTAAGAAACTTTACACAGCAATTCCATAAAGCAGAAATTAAAGGACAAGATTTCTTTATTCGTTCTTACATGTCGCAAACCAATGCAGGAAACTCATATAATAATACTGCCTTAGGTTCATATGTTAATGAAACGGCTTCTCCTACTGCAAGTGTTTGGGCACCAACTTATTTAACTACATTAGCAAATACTTTAGTAGGAACGCTTGTAAATACACCAGCAGCAGCTTTACTAGCTAATGATGGTGCTTTGTTTAATCAATTGGCACAAAATGCAAGAAATGTAGCAGATGCTTCTTGGACATCTATGACGCCAGAAGAACAACAAGCAATTATTGAACAAGTAAGAAGTGGTCTTTTCCAACAAGGTGGTGCTAGTTTTATTGATAATTCTAGATTATTCCATACAGAAGCTATGGTTGACCTTTCTCGTTGGACAGGTAAATATGTTGATATTCAAGTAGGTGGTAATCATAGAATGTATAGTTTGTTTACTAATGGAACGGTATTTAACGAAGATCCAGATGGTGATGGTGTTTTTGAAAGAATCAATATTAATGAATATGGTGCTTTCTTACAAGTACAAAGAAAACTATTTGATGATATGTTGCGTTTACAAGCTTCTATCAGATATGATAAAAACCAAAACTTTAAAGGCATTTGGTCGCCAAGAGTTGCAGCTGTATTGTCTTTAGGTGAAGATAGAAATCACAATATTAGAATGTCTTACCAAACTGGTTTCCGTAATCCAGATACACAAGCACAATATATTTACTTTCCAACAACAAGTATTTTATTAGGTGGTACTGAAGCCAATGCTGCTAGATATGGTATTTATAATGGTGGTGCATATACTTATGCTTCATATCAAGCTTATGTACTTGGTGGAAATGATACTTCTAAATTACAAACAGCAGATTTAAGTTATGTAAAACCAGAAAGATTACAAGTGGTAGAGTTAGGTTATAAAGCATTATTAGCCAATAAAAAATTAATGATAGATGTGAATGGTTATTTCAATATTTATAATGATTTTATAGGTCAAACCTTTGTAGTAAATAAAGATACAACTTATCATAAAGGTGAAGTAATTGCACCAGGTGAGTTATGGTATCCTTATACTAACTTAGCAGATAAAGTATATTCTTATGGTGCTGGTATTGGTATTATGTATGCTTTACCTAAAAAATTATATTTAAGAGCTAGTTATAACTGGACAGACTATAAGCTAAAAGATGCTAACACTAGTGGAAGTACTGAGCAAGATTTAGGATTTAACACAGCAGAAAATCAAGTTACTGTTGGTTTAAGTGGCGAAAAAGTATGGAAGGGTCTTGGTTTTGCTATTGATTACAGATGGCAATCTTCAATCGACTGGGCTTCTAGCTTTGCTAATGGAACTGTAGATTCAAGAGGTGTTTTAGATGCTAACATCAACTATTTCTTTGATAAAATTCAAACACAATTAAAAGTTGGTGCTACAAATATTGCAGGTCCAGAATACTATACGAATGTTGGTGGACCATTAATTGGAAGAACTTTCTATGTTGGTTTAACTTATAACCAAGGCAAAAACTGGTTAGAAAACAGCAATAGAATAGACAATGCTACACCAATAGCATACTAA
- a CDS encoding glycosyltransferase, translating to MNDVFSFLIISYNRPKDTIDAVANVLSLSNFDGFSKEIIVVNNASTDSYQIFEDYIAQLSPEQKSLVQYIYSDKNLGVAGGRNLLIQKAKGKYLLFMDDDAEINYPSVIEYVIKVYDEYKKYNLGIVGFKGINPFTNKVERPIKDLTLLKTNNEIFYNSFFGYGHVIKADILQQTGLYQDDFFYGMEEYDIAYATIKAGYTILYTDVVEVIHKQNPSGREIQDKTYARMFENKILVAYKHLPWIYVLTHFIMWKLFFMYKTKLNVKLYFQTIKSLYRRVKQSQRKVMNKNGLAYLKKVNARLWY from the coding sequence ATGAATGATGTTTTTTCATTTTTAATTATAAGTTATAACAGACCAAAAGATACTATAGATGCTGTCGCAAATGTATTGTCTTTAAGTAATTTTGATGGATTTTCTAAAGAAATTATTGTAGTAAATAATGCCTCTACAGATTCCTATCAAATATTTGAAGATTATATAGCTCAACTTTCGCCAGAACAAAAATCATTAGTTCAATACATTTATTCAGATAAAAATTTAGGTGTAGCTGGTGGTCGAAATTTACTCATTCAAAAAGCAAAAGGTAAATATCTTTTATTTATGGATGATGATGCAGAAATTAACTATCCTAGTGTAATAGAATATGTTATTAAAGTATATGATGAATACAAAAAATATAATTTAGGTATTGTAGGATTTAAAGGAATTAATCCATTTACCAATAAAGTAGAACGACCTATAAAAGATTTGACTCTATTAAAAACGAATAATGAAATTTTTTATAATTCTTTCTTTGGCTACGGGCATGTAATCAAAGCAGACATATTACAACAAACAGGTTTATATCAAGATGATTTTTTCTATGGCATGGAAGAATATGATATTGCATACGCTACTATTAAAGCAGGTTATACCATTTTATATACAGATGTTGTTGAAGTAATACATAAACAAAATCCAAGTGGTAGAGAAATTCAAGATAAAACCTATGCAAGAATGTTTGAAAATAAAATACTGGTTGCTTACAAACATCTACCTTGGATTTATGTGTTGACACATTTTATTATGTGGAAACTATTTTTTATGTATAAAACTAAATTGAATGTAAAACTGTATTTTCAAACAATTAAAAGTTTATATAGAAGAGTAAAACAAAGCCAAAGAAAAGTAATGAATAAAAATGGCTTAGCGTATCTTAAAAAAGTTAATGCTCGACTTTGGTATTAG
- a CDS encoding alpha-1,2-fucosyltransferase → MIKILLQGGLGNQMFQYAFAKNIALKQQTKLILDTSFINTKLPYGNYTTPMQYELGIFNIKDEIQTTTITNSKLTYPLAKLEYFIKKQFNQNKHYLLKETQHQFNSSYLQCPNNAFIIGNFQSEKYFIEHQSEILKHFQFIQPLDEINQSIANQINTTNSVSIHIRRGDYIKLPQNAKKFQQTPLSYYHDAINFLAQKISNIHCFIFSDDIDWAKENLIINHNKSFINHNKGKDSYKDMQLMSRCKHNIICNSTFSWWAAYLNSSKEKIVLAPNKWFANNILEDKDIIPQSWIKL, encoded by the coding sequence TTGATAAAAATATTATTACAAGGTGGTTTAGGTAATCAAATGTTCCAGTATGCATTTGCAAAAAACATTGCACTAAAACAGCAAACCAAACTTATCCTAGATACTTCTTTTATCAATACAAAACTACCTTACGGAAACTATACTACACCAATGCAGTACGAATTAGGTATTTTTAATATTAAAGATGAAATACAAACTACTACAATAACTAATTCTAAACTAACTTATCCATTAGCTAAGCTAGAATATTTTATAAAAAAACAGTTCAACCAAAACAAACACTATTTACTTAAAGAAACACAACATCAGTTTAATTCATCTTATTTACAATGTCCAAATAATGCATTTATAATAGGTAATTTCCAATCCGAAAAATACTTTATAGAACATCAATCCGAAATTTTAAAACACTTTCAATTTATTCAACCATTAGATGAAATCAATCAATCAATAGCCAATCAAATTAATACTACCAACTCAGTAAGTATTCATATTAGGAGAGGAGATTATATTAAATTACCACAAAACGCTAAAAAGTTTCAACAAACACCTTTGTCTTATTACCATGATGCAATTAATTTTTTAGCTCAAAAAATATCTAATATTCATTGCTTTATTTTTTCTGATGATATTGATTGGGCTAAAGAAAACTTAATTATCAACCATAATAAATCGTTTATTAATCACAATAAAGGAAAAGATAGCTATAAAGATATGCAGTTAATGAGTAGGTGCAAACATAATATTATTTGTAATAGCACTTTTTCTTGGTGGGCGGCTTATTTAAATTCATCAAAAGAAAAAATAGTACTAGCACCAAACAAATGGTTTGCCAACAATATATTAGAAGATAAAGATATTATACCACAATCTTGGATAAAATTGTAA
- a CDS encoding glycosyl transferase family 6 — translation MKIAILYICTGRYDVFWTQFYKTAEIYLCPNVEKHYFVFTDSDNIKTENNIHKIYQAPMGWPNDTLMRFHLFDSIKTELLNFDAVYFFNANYAFITPIQYNEIKPLAENNNLIGQHHPVAYHFRRKQFKYEANPISTAYIAPNEGVYYLAGGLIGGATKEFLDMCLVLKNNIDKDTENNVLAICHDESHINRYFVDFPPRILHPGYCYPQDWYLPFPKKTLLRDKSLLGGHNFLRGDNADNFSAGIKYKVHAWLFKIKLYIRALNYKLFGFSYI, via the coding sequence ATGAAAATAGCTATTCTTTATATTTGTACAGGTAGGTACGATGTGTTTTGGACTCAATTCTATAAAACAGCAGAAATATATCTTTGTCCAAATGTAGAAAAACATTACTTCGTATTTACAGATAGTGACAATATCAAAACAGAAAATAATATTCATAAAATTTATCAAGCACCAATGGGTTGGCCAAACGATACACTCATGCGTTTTCATTTGTTTGATAGTATAAAAACAGAATTACTCAATTTTGATGCAGTCTATTTCTTTAATGCAAATTACGCATTCATCACACCAATACAGTATAATGAAATTAAACCATTAGCAGAAAATAATAACTTGATAGGTCAACATCATCCAGTGGCATATCACTTTAGAAGAAAACAGTTTAAATATGAAGCTAACCCAATTTCTACAGCTTATATTGCACCAAATGAAGGAGTATATTATTTAGCAGGTGGGTTAATTGGTGGAGCAACAAAAGAGTTCTTAGATATGTGTTTAGTTTTAAAAAATAATATAGATAAAGATACTGAGAATAATGTCTTGGCTATTTGTCATGATGAATCTCATATCAATCGATATTTTGTAGATTTTCCACCACGAATATTGCATCCAGGATATTGCTATCCACAAGATTGGTATTTGCCTTTTCCTAAAAAAACATTATTAAGAGATAAGTCTTTGTTAGGCGGACACAATTTCTTGCGTGGCGATAATGCAGACAATTTTTCAGCTGGAATAAAATACAAAGTACATGCTTGGCTGTTTAAAATAAAATTATACATTAGAGCTTTAAATTATAAATTGTTTGGGTTCTCATATATTTAA